In Theobroma cacao cultivar B97-61/B2 chromosome 7, Criollo_cocoa_genome_V2, whole genome shotgun sequence, the genomic window GTGATTGGGCAGGCATTGTTGATGACTCTAAAAGCACATCCAGGTTTGTTTCCTCACTTGGAAATGGAGTTTTCTCTTAGAACTCTCACAAGCAATCTCTTATTGCTCAATTCAATACTAAAGCAAAATACATTTTAGCAGTTGAAGCTTCCAATCAAGCCATATGGCTAAGAAAAATCCTTCCTAATCTATATCTTATTCAAAGCAAGCCCACTGTTTTTGTGGTGGACAACAAGTCAACCATTGCATTGACCAAGAATCTAGTTTTCCAcggtaaaacaaaacatataCATGTTAAGTATCATGCTTTTAGAGATGCAAAAAAGAATGGTGAAGTATCAGTTCAACACTGCACTTCAGATTAGCAATTAGCTAAATATAATAACCAAGATATTGCCAAAGCCGAGAATTGAATATCTCATAAGTGAGCTGAATGCCCAGGATGCAAACATTAAGGAGAAGTGTTAAGTTACTAATGTTTGCATGAAATCAACAAGTCAAAGTATTTGAATGCATTTTGCTTCGTTGTGTTCATTGTATTCGTATTTTAACTTGCATCCCAAATgctctttctctttcatttcAAAACCTTTTGGCTATTTCATATAGACCTCCTCATGCAATTCACCGTGCAAAAATGTAGTCTTCACGTCAAGCTAATCAATCTCAAGGTTTAAACTCATTACTATTTGACTAATGGTGGAAACAATATTTGGAGGCTTACTATTTTTGCTATCTACTGGTCGATTTTGCTTGAAAGAAATGAGGTTGTTTTCCAACGTAAAGTTTCGGACTCCAACAACGTTTGGGACAATATCAAACTTCGAGTTGCAGTTTGGGCAAATTCTAGGTGGCTAGCTTCATAGTTTAATTCTTGATATTTATAGACATCCCAATTGTCCTATATCTTCTTTGAAAGTAACTAAGAGTAGATCAAAAATTGTATGGAAAAGTCCTCTGAAGGGTGTGGTTAAATTCAACATTGATGGTGCCTCCAAAGGCAACTGGGGGGAGGCTGGTATAGGCAGAATTCTTAGAAATGATAATGGTGAAGTTCCAGCAAAATTCTCAAAATCCATTTACATTGGGTGACTCAAATTTTGTAGAAATTCTTGCTATTCGTGAAGCCTTTTTAGGTATTATGTCATGAAATTACAATCACATTTCAACAATACTTTCATATAcatctataaatatattacattttacAAATATAACAAATGAACAAATCAAATGAGCTTATCCTTAACCATATTTAACCGGATAAAATCCAACATAATGTTGGATTAAATCTACACGTACTAAGAATTTAACTTAAGAGTTAAAGATCTAAAAACTTGTTACTTGCCAGTGAAAGAAGTTTGTTTTGGCTgtttctttttcccctttgCTATCTCTCTCCGTTTATGGAAACCGACAGCTAAACCATAATAAAAGGATCTCTCTCTCCAATGTTTCTAACGTTGGGAGCAGCCTAATCATCCCGTTCTTCATCCTCGTCatagttgaaaggtaatggtACTGACTTAAAAGCGCGGAACTTGCCAACATTGTTCAGATGTTCATTCTCCAACCTGGTCGTATTCAATGGAAATGGAAATCAGAAAAGTTTCAAGACTTTACACATATAGATACTTTTGTATTTCTAGTTGAACAAACAGACGCCTGATTACCTGAAGAAATTCCAGATGCCACGACGAATGATCTCTAGACTGGCAACAATAGCAATTAAAGTTTTTCTGTGCAAAGACACCTTAAAATTCAGCACAGTTTGCAACCAGGCAAATCTCAGCATGAAATTCAAGACCTGCATTTACCAGCTTGGTTAGAAATATGTTGCTTCCAAGCTCCGATATAAGGAATTAACATCTATTTCTCTTCTCACCATTGCCCCGAAATATACACCTTTGTAAGGTATAAGCAGTTTATCTCTCAACCACCGGTTTCTAGAGTGGCGTTGCAGAAGTCCCCAGTCGACAACAAGGTCCCAATAGTAACCATAGATAGCTGCCATTGCCGAACAAATCCATGCTAGCATTTTCCAGCCGATTCCCTTATCCAGGCCATAAGCAGTCCTCGTGCAAACAGCAACAATTGTTAAAAGGTACTTCAATCCATTGTATCCTTGCATTGgatctttttcttcatgtaGGCGTCTGAGACACTGAGAGGGCAAAAGGAACATAAGCTTGAATTCTCCGAGGCTGATAAGATGCTTAACATTTGTCCCGTAACCCTTATTTCGCAATTAACAGTTGCTTTAAGTGATTTGAGTCAGAGATGAAAGTGGAATACCTGAAGTAAACGGGACAAGTATGGAACTACTGCAACTACGAAGTAGAAAGTGTTGAAAACAATGCTCATTTTGCAGGTGTTCTGTCTAATTTTATAGTCTCCCCAACCATAATAGCAAATGTAGAATTGCAGGCTCCTTATGGCTTGCACCTAAAAACAAGAATTAAACCTTTGATGTCCCTTTTTCCATCTAAAGAAGGAAAGCAGTAAATACAAAAGATTCATGCATAGAGCATGCCATTCTTATACCTGGCTAGTTAACTGATCTGCCAAGAAGAAGTCCTGGAATTTGACCTGCAACAACGAGagatggaaagaaaaataaaaatctttgtTGAGTTCTTAATTACGAGTCATCCATTTTAGCTTCAATGATGTTTCCTTTGATGCTTTACCTTGAAGAGAGGAGCACAAATACAGTGAAACAGACTTGTGAGGAAAAATAAGCGACTTGAGCGATATAGGATGTTGAATGGGCAGATTAATATAACAATTACAAGCTGCACAGACGAAAGGAAATATATTGGAGTTCAAGATGGTTAAAAGGAACGTGGATGGGTCAAGGAATGTACAACAATTTTGTTCAGTAATCTTACCGTGACCAAGATTAGGGGAATTAGTTCTGTGAGTGCTTTGTAATCTCCTGTTTTAGGGTCCATCTCCATGTCAAGATTTGAGATCACACTGGCCAGTGCTAGCGCTGcaaaaccaaaactcaagAGCAGAACTTCTCGGTAACCCAGCTCGGTCCCTTGCTTGAAGCCAAATATGAAGGTGTAGTTGATTCTATAGCGCCTCCAAAAGTAGACGTTGGCTCCATACATAAGCATATGTAGAACAATAAATGCGAACAAGCTGCAGGATAGTTGAAGTATCCTTTGTCAAGCACATAGGAGTCCAATATCATTGGAAGAACAGAGTTCTAAAACTGAAAGTCCTCACAAGGATTATGGATTcaataaaaaggcataagGCTATACATCAAAAGCAAAGAATCTTGTGCACTGATCATAATGAGGCTATTATTTAACTAGAAACCCGAAATCCTTAGGTACTCAGCCCGAGTGCATATGCATTGTATAACAGATTTAGTaatgtaattaaaaattttctggTTTGGGGTAAGTTGATGGCATAGCAATTACCTATAAAGCGGAAACATGGTTTCCATGTACTGAGCCTTTCCTCCCTTATCGAGGAGATTGCGTGCATGTATGATCAATATAAGAGCTAGTATCAGAGCTGCTGTGCAGCCAACAAAGAGACCtggaaattttcaatcaaTGCATTTAAACTCGAGTCAAATTTAGGAAACACCCTTGAAGCATTCTCTACTTGGAAGACCTTATTTCATACTGAACTGAGCATCTTACCAGTACAAAACGATATTATATGCCTTTCTTTCTTCGGTTTTGGTCTTAGCTTGTTCATTCCTTTGCTGTGGTTTGAATTCGAAAAATGTTTGATGAATGTAGCTTCAACCCTCTCCATTAGCTTGGTTACCTTCAATTCCAAATTGGTAGAGAAGTTTAGAAAAGAGATCAGGGACTCAAAAAAAGTTACCACAACTATTTAAAGAGAAATTTCTGTCTAGAAACAAATGTATTTACTAATAGGAAGTTTACAACATTATATTAGCAGTAATGAACTTTGAATATGAGGTTGCCACTCCTGCACATCATCAATGAGGCACTTACTTCATCAAAGCCGCCAAGATAGGAATTATCCACTATTCTCATATAATTTCTTGATGCCCTTCTTGAAGTGATCTGTGACAACAGCAGAAAAAGTTTGAGCATACAGACCAACAGGCAACAGACCCATAGCTGATTGCCAACTATAAAGGTTTATAAAAAGAAGTACATGATAAAATTATATCTTAATACCTTATCATATTTCTTCATGATTTTAGAGAATGATAATATATTCATGAACCTGTTCtcaaaggcaaaaaaaaaaaaaaagattaaattctatgatttaaagataaaagatATAAAAGCAACCAAATCTATGGGCTTAGTGGCCTCGGTTACCTGTAGTTCTTGAGAAGCGTAAGTTTctgataaaattcaataaacgCCTGCTTCAGTtgcttttcaattttcttcagGTTTTCCTTACTGAAGTTTAGCTGTGTCTGTTTACTACTTGAAAAATGAGTCTGAATAGCTTCATTCAACTTCACATGGTTCAGTATGTTCATTGAAGCAGATCTAATACTGGTAAGATTCTTGGGATTTTCTTCTTGAATGTCTTGGCTGATATAATTGGTATGCTTGTCATTATCTTCAATTGAGTCATCCGATTGCGGTTTGCCTTTATATTCATTCATAGCAACCATTCCTGCACGTAGGGTAAAGATTTCTTTCAATTATCCGAAACAAAAGAACCAAGGATTTCAGGTCTTTCTTATAGATCTCCAAATGAATTATGAACAATCTGAAGCATTATCCAAAGTGCCTCTTTCAACTGCTTACTAGGGCTTGATCCTGTCTCTGTTGAAGGTGGATGAACATGATCAAATCTCGGTGGTACTTTCAGAACTTTTATTCGGAAAGCAATGAAAGCATCCATTTGCTTGCTCAATGTTTGAGCTTCTTCAACCACTTCTTTCACTTTAGACTTGAAAAACTTGTCAACTTTATTCAACTCATTATCAAGCCTTCTAAAGAACAGCTGCTCGCATTCCCCACCTTCCTCTGCAGTCATCAGAAAGGCTGTCTCATACTTTGCAGATCCATTTCCTTTCACATGATTCACAAGAATGGCTTCGTTTTCAATGTCTTGATCATTCAAGGAGTTCGCACGTTGGTTTTGTCTCTGCATTAAACCACTAAAGGTTCTATAAAGCTTTAAGTCTCGCTGAAGACGAGCCGGGGTATCTGGTTGCTTGTTCTTTTGCCTCAAATGCTGGATTTGCTTCAACAGGATCTTCAAAGAATTGTAATTCATGTAAGCTGCCTGCCATTCAGGCACCATTTGAGAGGCAAATTCCTTGCCAAACTTCATCCTGAGGCAATTCCTAAAGCAGATATGGAAGGGAAATATGGAACAGATACAAATTTGAGGTGAAGCAAGCGTGGGAGGCTATGTTTTACAGTAACAAAAACTATTGGCAATGTAATTATGAGGATGAGAACAAGGATTTTGACTCCCCACGACATTCCAAGTTGATGTCTACTTGTTTTCCATTGTCCGGATTCTATATAAAATGTCACTTGTCATGGGTCACGCTCTCTCAATCATCTTCCAATCTCTTTCCTAATGACATTAAACTAGTTGATTAAATCCATTAATCCCTTTTCAAATTCCATTGAATTTCGCCTCCTTGTCACATGGAGTTCTCCAAAATGTTGAATCAGACCAAACCCACCACCATTTCATTGTTTCTTGGGGAGCCATCTTTTGTCGAAATCTAAAAATCTATTCCTACTCTGAACTTCTCCTATCCCTATCTATATCGAGGAAGGTCCCTTTCACCTCTCAACCTGTATTGCAACcatattaaaaagttaaagtTGCATTTGACGACAGGAAGGTTACAAGAAACCTGTACAAGCATGTCgaaaagaaaccttaagagGCTAATAAAGCTATGTCTGAAGCATACCAATGCTTTTAGAATCGTGCAGTTGATCAAATCCGTAGAGGTTAAAATATTGGTCCAACCGGTTTGATTGATcgttttaaaattaaaagaatcaaaacatataCACCACTTTAGTATACACTTTACCACACCTTAGCAAGTCTCATTTTAGATGGCAGCTGGCTTCCTACAACTTTTTCATAACTATGGCAACATCGGCTCGACGGTCGGACCGCTTTACTGGTCACTCGTGACAATCAACCAAGCCGGTTTTGCTTCTGAACCATCGACGCAGTGGACCCGGTGAGAAACTGTTTTGATCCGATAGGTCAATAGGAAAATCGACGTCCAAGGAATTTTGATGAATCATACTCGTTAAAATGACATGCAATCTACCATTTTAAtagaattatcattattaaactaaaataatttcaattgaatATGAATTAGATAAATGGAatgattaaatcaaataaatgtTAATTGGAAATGTATTTCTTggtaaaacttaattaaatctGTTCTACATATCGAACAAAATTGTGGAATGGTTATTGGGGTTTGTCGCTGACATATGATGAGGTAAGgttgagtaattggatgaCTCGACCCgtcatatttaaaaattaaatgaatcaaatatttttaaaaagtcGATTAAAATTGAACAAACATAAAAGATGATCGAACTGATTAAATATCGAATTTGTTAGATGGGTTCAATTTGGATAAAAAGGACTTAAACTTTATCTTTTTTTGCAAATTACAATATTCAATCTAAtaaatttcattcataattttaaaatatgaaatgaaaattagtaatgaaaatatatatgttacataaatataaaaataatatatataatattataaatatttatatataatattagtTTGGTCTTCTAGTTAGCttggttaaaaaattttaaaatcggGAACTATCTAAATAAGCTAGTTGAACCAAATTTTTTTGACCAATACACCCAATGGATTCATTGGACGAATAGTTTTACTCAAAATGCATTCGATTCGGTTAAGTCATTTGTTCAGTCCAATTTTACTCACTCTTTAAGATGAGGGATATTGCAAGGTAATCTTAACTATGAACAATAAAAACATTGCACAGGTGATTCAAATGAAAACATATGGGACCAatgttaattttgatttaactTTGGCTATTAAAGATCTCTTGAGGAAGGAATGACCAGTCATTGTTATTTATATGTATCACAAAACCAATTGTTTGGTGGATTTTCTCATGAATATCTTGTCGGTATGATGTTTCTGAAAGATCCTCTTAGAGACACTGTATCAATTTAATGAGGtcatgttatgaaaatttcgTTATCACGtgttattttgatataaatttactgtttttattttcttctaattaaacaaataaagaatatAAGCAATCTACGAATTACTAATGGCTAAACATACTTAGTTAtacatttttttgttaatttatcttaattatAACATGACctttaaaccaaaaaaaaaaaaagataaatgttGAAATAGaacaaaattcatgaaaagCCAAAGTTGAAATCTCATATTGTGATCTTTGTGACCTATCCTAATTTAAATCTAAAACCAATCTTGTAAAACATGTAATCATACCTGTAAACCTGCCCTCTTAATAGGTTCAACCTTGTAATTGAACattaaaataatgttcaaatCCCATTAGTGAGATTGACCTGAAGCTTGGGCGGGCCGCCTAGTCATTGAATACGCCTACTAGTATTGAAATACATGGCTCCATGAGTTAATAAGATGGGGACAAGATATTTGAATAAGAACCTTTCGCTGAAGAGATGGGCTTTTCAATTTACTCTGTGCAGAAATTGgtgtttttcttccttctgcAAAGCAATCCTATATTCCAGCTCTTGCCTTCTGCATTTCCAATCCATTTGGTGAACAGCTTAATTTGTTgtaatattcaattttctgatTCAAAAACCGATGCCCATTTCTCCAGTTTCCATTTTGTTTGGCCACACATAGCCAAACAAATAACATGAGATAATTAATCATTGCTAAActgattaattaaaagaatcaATGAATGTTTTGGTCATCTCTTTCGAGAATTCTTTAAGCATCTGATGGTTATAAGACACCATCAATCGAAACAAGCTCGAGGATAGTGCAGGTAGCAATAACCCTTATAAGGCTAGAATGCAACCAGTATGGTGCGGCTGCATCAATATGTTTGCCTTAAGAGTATTAGATTGGGTAAATTTAACGTACAAGACTTGCTATTGTAAACACATAGAGATCACACCAAGCTATGACAGATACATATATGTGTTTTTGGTTTCTAGTTCTACTAATTAAAATACCATGGCGGCCTCTATGATTACTAATTGCACACACCAGCACAATTAGTATGTACAAATAGGTTTAATATCACCTTAAGCATCCAATATCTAACTCTTATTGACATCCAAACTCTCTAACTGATACAGCTAAAAATACcccaaactttttttttaagagaagAAGGAAATGGGGGAGAGGACGATCAGCTCACTCTTTATGCACTAAATAAATGGATTGACCCAGAAATCATCCACAGGATTAGAGTAGGATTCATACAAAGATATGGGTTCATGGAGCCACGGCTGAGAATTTGGTGGCATAGCTTGACAATCCTCGGAGTCAAATGCTTCAACCGTCAGTGGCTGCTCCAGTAAACTCTGTATTTCCCAAGACTCTTGAGATGAAACAAAATTGTCCTCTACCGTGCATGTGTTCTCTGATGGATAAAATTCATAAGTGGCTGGCTCTGGGAAGTCCTCCAACGTAGGAATTGCTGAGTCCAACTCCAACAAAGTATTGAGGAATGAGGAATCAGCATCAAAGGAATTCTCCTGCTCGATTTCCATACATGAATTATTTCCTGTAGGTGATGCAGTTGCTGATGTTAAATTGTTCTCCACTCTTCCCTTCAAGCGAGTGTTCCAGTAGTTTTTTATATCATTGTCAGTTCTTTGTGGCAGCATTGCTGCAATTGCCGACCATCTGATAATTAAAACTTGAGTAaatcagaaaagaaaaaaaaaatgcatactATAATCTTAtgttgtgttgttactaaccgATTTCCTAGCATCTTTTGCAGGTGGACTAtggcttcttcttcttccctggTGAAGATTCCACGCTTTATGTTAGGCCTCAAGTAATTCATCCAACGAAGTCTGCAACTCTTCCCTGATCTTGACAAGCCTAGCAATAAAAAAGAAGTGCATGTAAATACTATATATAACTACAAATCCTGATGAACTATAGATTTTTCATACCAGCATATTTGGGCATTTCATTCCAATTCCAAATGCCATATCTCGTGATATAAGTAATCAGCTTCTGATCCTCTTCAGGGCTCCATGTTCCTTTCTTTAGAAATGTTCTGCTCCAGGATATTGGTTGCCTCACCATCTTTAAGACTACTCTACAAGTTCTGCAAGCAGGCACCTCAAAGCATCGGAACGAGTTCTTCCACAATATCGAACTTGAATCTCTCGCTTCTATATATTTATACCATGAATGTTTCAAAGATTCTAATCATCCCAACAACTTGTCAAAGACACGGAGGAAGTAATTTGTACGTTCCTTCCTagatttttgctttcttttaaTACAATTTAGGGCAAAAAGGAGTTTACTTGGAAAAAATTCCTCAGTGggtcttttttttattgtattggATTGGTAAGTAAAGATGAGACAACAGTAAAAGACGAAACAAAGAGTCGGGGGACTTTAAGTTGCATTTCTTGTTGTACATTGCATGTAAACACACTTCACATGTGAATGTAGTGAGTGCATCGTCTAAAATGGGGGGCTAggtattaatttattaattctgGGAGTTAATTCTACAGAGGAAATTAATAAGATCAAGGATGACATgctctaaattttttatttttctaccTTCCTTGGACTTGGAAATTCTATTGATCTTCTATATCTATTTCACGACGTCTGCCCTCTTTAGTAAAAGGGTCTGTACTATTGCACGGCTCCGTATACACGTCACTGCTTGTCTAATATCAAACTCTTTCTAGATTTTGACTTTCAATGTCTATATATCAATTACTTTGAGTGCTAACTATAACTaaggtaaaatttaaaaagctattttaaaatacttaaaaaggATGTTTTGATCCctcttatttcaaaataatgttttttatCCTTTAACCATTAACACCGTTAGtcaacatttaaataaaattatgccCAGTACTACATAAATATTTCAGGATACAAATGTccttttaagaaaatatttggtCATATTCTCTTccaaaacttaataaaattcactttaatatttaataaatttcaatatccgacaaagaaaaaaacactTAAAACTTAATATAATTCCATAACGAGATTTGTGAATGTAGTAATTTGTCtcatttttatacttaataaaactcaatatttGACAGAGAagtaaaaacttaaaactttttatatatagtaattaagtcaaaatctttttatgtCAGCTTAAACCCTAGTATCAAAGaataaattttggaaaaatttttttcaacaaaattagtaattacgagaaaaaaaataatctctATACGCTATAAAGTTCATATAcagaaatataataaaatatagaaTGAAGTCGATACATATAATACTTGCCTACATAATTTTTACCTTTCTCTATATCAATTCTGACTTTCTGAGTTATTTCCATTTTCCTTTGATCGTTTGAATCTCCTTTGTGTGAATCCAATAGAACTATTATTCTATTCTTTCACACATGATATCAATTCCTTTAATTGAAGTTTCCATGTAAGATTAACCGAAAAGCTATTTGCTCAAATTTTGACAGCCGAAAtctataaaaggaaaagagccAATTCATATATAGCTGTTCTTCAAGAGATCCAGggcagaatttttttttaaaaaaaagataattaaattagaaattttcattgtgaatttgatagttattttttttcttttccaaaatgTCCCTAAGTTGAGCAAACATAGATTTAAGCTAAAGTCTGCCTGGGGTATTGTCAAGGCTATGTAGATGGCACCAACATGTCCTCCCACCATAGTTTTGACCATATGTAAtatgatttaaaattatattttgaccatatatatatagtttttcaTCTGCTTGCTGAAATTCAATGATCCTAAGCTTGACGTACCGAACAAGCTAAAAGCTGGTTTTGCAAAACCTTGTTCGGCCTAATTATTGCTTTCTGGACTAAATTAGCTACTACAAAAGCTGAGGCCAAACAGGCTTCAATTAGtgatctagttttctttatttcattGGCTTGCTCTAATAGCTTGAATTTCTTCCTCAACCTCACTAAATAACATGAGCTGCTGGAAACATGGCTGAGATAATTAATCATTGCTAAGCTGATTAATTAAAACAGTGAATGAATGCCTTGGTCATCTCTTTCGAGAAGTCTTTAAGTATTTCAAGATTCTAGGACACCATCAAACAAACAAGCTCAAGAATAATGCAGATAGCAATAACCCTTATAATGCTAGAATACAACCAGTGTGGTGCGGCTGTATCAATATTCTTGGCTTAGAGTATTAGATTGAGTAAAGtttctgttttcttcttttgttttttttttctttacaacGTACAATACTTGCTACTTGTAAACACATAGAGATGATCACTAAGATATGACagatacatatatatgtttttggTTTCTAGTTCCCCTATTTAAAATACTTTCCAGCCTCTATGTTTACATGAGTGCACAAACCAGCATAATTAGTTCGTTCAAATAGGATTAATATCACTTTAAGCATCCAATATCTAACGTTTATTGACATCCATCCTCTCTAACGATTTGATTATGCTGACACAGCTCACTCTTCATGCACTAAATAAATGGACTGACCCAGAAATCATCCACAGGTTTATAGAAGGATTCATACAAATATAGGGGTTCATGGAGCCATAGCTGAGAATTTGGTGACAAGGCTTGGCAATCTTCAGAATCAAAAGCCACTTCCGTCAGTGGCTGCTCCAATAAACTCTGTATTTCCCAAGACTCTTGAGATGAAACAAAATTGTCCTCTACTGTGTAAGTGTTCTCTGATGGAGAAATTTCATAAGTGGCTGGTTCTGGGAAGTCCTTCAAAGCTGGGTCCAGCTCCAACAAAGTATTGAGGGATGAGGAATCAGCATCAGAGGAATTCTCCTGCTCAGTTTCGATACCTGAATTGTTTGCTGTAGGTGATGCAGTTGCTGATGCTAAATTGTTCCCCACTCTTTTCTTCAAGCGAGTGTTCCAATAGTTTTTTATATCATTGTCAGTTCTTTGTAGCATTGCTGCAATTGCTGACCATCTGAAAATTAAAGCTTTAGTAAATCAGATAAAACAAAACCCCaacaataattttatgttttgtaaataTTGCTGCTGTTGTGTTATTACTAACCGATTTCCTAGCATCTTTTGCAGGTGGACTATGGTTTCTTCTTCTGCCTTGGTGAGGTTTCCACGCTTTATGTTAGGCCTCAAGTAATTCATCCAACGACGTCTGCAACTCTTCCCTGGTCTTGACAAGCCTAGCAATCAAAAAGAAGTGCAAGTAACTACTACTTATAACTACAAAATCCTGatgaaatttaagttttaGTAAATCCGTATAGCTCGTTCTCGTTCATCGAACTTAAATGAACTAGAGATGTCTCATACCAGCATATTTGGGCATTTCATTCCAATTCCAAATGCCATATCTCATGATATAAGCAATCAACTTCTGATCTTCTTCAGGGCTCCATGTTCCTTTCTTTAGAAACGCTCTGTTCCAGGATATTGGTTGCCTCACCATCTTTGAGACTACTCTACAAGTTCTGCAAGAAGGCACCTCAAAGCATCCAAATGAATTCTTCCACAATATCAAACTTCAATTCTATTTATACCGTAAATGTTTCAAAGATTCTAATCACCTGAACAACTAGTCAAAGACGACACAGGAGTAATAAATTTGTAGATTGTTGCTTTCTTCCAAGGAGTTTActtggaaaaaaattaattcctCAAGGggtctttctttattctatcgGATGGGTAAGTAA contains:
- the LOC18594779 gene encoding phosphate transporter PHO1 homolog 3 isoform X1; translated protein: MKFGKEFASQMVPEWQAAYMNYNSLKILLKQIQHLRQKNKQPDTPARLQRDLKLYRTFSGLMQRQNQRANSLNDQDIENEAILVNHVKGNGSAKYETAFLMTAEEGGECEQLFFRRLDNELNKVDKFFKSKVKEVVEEAQTLSKQMDAFIAFRIKVLKVPPRFDHVHPPSTETGSSPKIFTLRAGMVAMNEYKGKPQSDDSIEDNDKHTNYISQDIQEENPKNLTSIRSASMNILNHVKLNEAIQTHFSSSKQTQLNFSKENLKKIEKQLKQAFIEFYQKLTLLKNYRFMNILSFSKIMKKYDKITSRRASRNYMRIVDNSYLGGFDEVTKLMERVEATFIKHFSNSNHSKGMNKLRPKPKKERHIISFCTGLFVGCTAALILALILIIHARNLLDKGGKAQYMETMFPLYSLFAFIVLHMLMYGANVYFWRRYRINYTFIFGFKQGTELGYREVLLLSFGFAALALASVISNLDMEMDPKTGDYKALTELIPLILVTLVIVILICPFNILYRSSRLFFLTSLFHCICAPLFKVKFQDFFLADQLTSQVQAIRSLQFYICYYGWGDYKIRQNTCKMSIVFNTFYFVVAVVPYLSRLLQCLRRLHEEKDPMQGYNGLKYLLTIVAVCTRTAYGLDKGIGWKMLAWICSAMAAIYGYYWDLVVDWGLLQRHSRNRWLRDKLLIPYKGVYFGAMVLNFMLRFAWLQTVLNFKVSLHRKTLIAIVASLEIIRRGIWNFFRLENEHLNNVGKFRAFKSVPLPFNYDEDEERDD
- the LOC18594781 gene encoding myb-related protein Myb4, producing the protein MVRQPISWNRAFLKKGTWSPEEDQKLIAYIMRYGIWNWNEMPKYAGLSRPGKSCRRRWMNYLRPNIKRGNLTKAEEETIVHLQKMLGNRWSAIAAMLQRTDNDIKNYWNTRLKKRVGNNLASATASPTANNSGIETEQENSSDADSSSLNTLLELDPALKDFPEPATYEISPSENTYTVEDNFVSSQESWEIQSLLEQPLTEVAFDSEDCQALSPNSQLWLHEPLYLYESFYKPVDDFWVSPFI
- the LOC18594780 gene encoding myb-related protein 330; translation: MVRQPISWSRTFLKKGTWSPEEDQKLITYITRYGIWNWNEMPKYAGLSRSGKSCRLRWMNYLRPNIKRGIFTREEEEAIVHLQKMLGNRWSAIAAMLPQRTDNDIKNYWNTRLKGRVENNLTSATASPTGNNSCMEIEQENSFDADSSFLNTLLELDSAIPTLEDFPEPATYEFYPSENTCTVEDNFVSSQESWEIQSLLEQPLTVEAFDSEDCQAMPPNSQPWLHEPISLYESYSNPVDDFWVNPFI
- the LOC18594779 gene encoding phosphate transporter PHO1 homolog 3 isoform X2, coding for MKFGKEFASQMVPEWQAAYMNYNSLKILLKQIQHLRQKNKQPDTPARLQRDLKLYRTFSGLMQRQNQRANSLNDQDIENEAILVNHVKGNGSAKYETAFLMTAEEGGECEQLFFRRLDNELNKVDKFFKSKVKEVVEEAQTLSKQMDAFIAFRIKVLKVPPRFDHVHPPSTETGSSPRMVAMNEYKGKPQSDDSIEDNDKHTNYISQDIQEENPKNLTSIRSASMNILNHVKLNEAIQTHFSSSKQTQLNFSKENLKKIEKQLKQAFIEFYQKLTLLKNYRFMNILSFSKIMKKYDKITSRRASRNYMRIVDNSYLGGFDEVTKLMERVEATFIKHFSNSNHSKGMNKLRPKPKKERHIISFCTGLFVGCTAALILALILIIHARNLLDKGGKAQYMETMFPLYSLFAFIVLHMLMYGANVYFWRRYRINYTFIFGFKQGTELGYREVLLLSFGFAALALASVISNLDMEMDPKTGDYKALTELIPLILVTLVIVILICPFNILYRSSRLFFLTSLFHCICAPLFKVKFQDFFLADQLTSQVQAIRSLQFYICYYGWGDYKIRQNTCKMSIVFNTFYFVVAVVPYLSRLLQCLRRLHEEKDPMQGYNGLKYLLTIVAVCTRTAYGLDKGIGWKMLAWICSAMAAIYGYYWDLVVDWGLLQRHSRNRWLRDKLLIPYKGVYFGAMVLNFMLRFAWLQTVLNFKVSLHRKTLIAIVASLEIIRRGIWNFFRLENEHLNNVGKFRAFKSVPLPFNYDEDEERDD